In the Sediminibacter sp. Hel_I_10 genome, one interval contains:
- a CDS encoding class I fructose-bisphosphate aldolase produces the protein MKTNINITELLGEKASFYLNHVCEKITKDELQTPSKTSLDRVFTQSNRNPQVLRSLSQLYNHGNLGGTGYLSILPVDQGIEHSAAFSFYKNPDYFDPENIIKLAMEAGCNGVASTFGVLGLNARKYAHKIPFIVKINHNELLTYPNKYDQTLFGKVKAAWDMGAVAVGATIYFGSEESNRQLKEIAEAFEEAHNLGMATILWCYTRNEAFKTEKEDYHAAADVTGQANHLGVTIQADIIKQKLPTNNFGFREIGFGKYDDEMYETLTTKHPIDLCRLQVANCYMGKIGLINSGGGSKGESDLVEAITTAVINKRAGGSGLIMGRKAFQKPFGEGVEVLQSVQKVYLDHKISIA, from the coding sequence ATGAAAACAAATATAAATATTACAGAACTATTAGGTGAAAAAGCGTCCTTCTATTTGAATCACGTTTGTGAAAAAATAACCAAGGACGAATTGCAAACACCTAGTAAGACAAGCCTAGACAGGGTATTTACTCAAAGTAATAGAAATCCGCAGGTACTACGAAGTCTTTCACAATTGTATAACCACGGAAATCTTGGTGGTACAGGCTACTTGAGCATCCTGCCTGTAGACCAAGGTATCGAGCATAGTGCAGCTTTTTCTTTCTATAAAAATCCGGATTATTTTGACCCAGAGAATATTATAAAATTAGCGATGGAAGCAGGTTGTAATGGCGTGGCTTCCACCTTTGGTGTATTGGGATTGAACGCTAGAAAATATGCCCATAAAATTCCCTTTATCGTAAAGATTAACCACAACGAACTACTTACCTATCCCAATAAATATGACCAAACCTTATTTGGCAAAGTAAAAGCTGCGTGGGATATGGGAGCAGTTGCCGTCGGTGCAACTATCTATTTTGGTTCCGAAGAAAGTAACAGACAGCTTAAAGAAATAGCTGAAGCTTTTGAAGAAGCCCATAATTTAGGTATGGCTACCATTTTATGGTGCTATACCCGAAACGAAGCTTTTAAAACCGAAAAAGAAGATTATCACGCCGCTGCCGATGTAACTGGACAGGCCAATCATTTGGGTGTTACTATTCAAGCTGATATCATCAAACAAAAATTGCCAACAAACAATTTTGGTTTTAGGGAGATAGGATTTGGAAAATATGATGATGAAATGTATGAAACGCTGACAACAAAACATCCCATTGACCTATGCAGGTTGCAAGTGGCTAATTGCTATATGGGGAAGATCGGATTAATTAATTCCGGTGGTGGCTCTAAAGGAGAGTCTGATTTAGTGGAAGCGATTACTACAGCAGTAATTAATAAAAGAGCTGGCGGTTCTGGGCTGATTATGG
- a CDS encoding type II glyceraldehyde-3-phosphate dehydrogenase → MKNIAVIGYGVIGKRVADAINLQDDMKLSGVCDIISDWRIQNAVRKEYDIYAATPEATDKMKSEGISVKGDMHDLLKKSDLVVDCTPKKIAAQNVAIYKEQNIKFILHGGEKHETTGHSFSAENNYQSALNLDATRVVSCNTTSILRTLTALKRADLLDYARGTLLRRATDPWESHLGGIMNTMLPERDIPSHQGPDAKSVDPDLDVITSAVKVPETLSHMHYWNVKLKKQVSKEEVLNAFKTSSRIKLIQYDQGLVSNNTIKEMFLDMGRPWGDMYEVALWEDMLKVVGDELFYAYVVDNQAIVIPETIDAIRALTGIETDGAKSIAKTNESLGIH, encoded by the coding sequence ATGAAAAATATAGCAGTTATAGGATACGGAGTCATTGGAAAAAGAGTGGCCGATGCCATCAATCTACAGGACGATATGAAGCTTTCGGGCGTGTGCGATATCATTAGCGATTGGCGCATTCAAAATGCCGTGAGAAAAGAGTACGATATCTATGCAGCCACCCCAGAAGCAACTGATAAAATGAAATCCGAAGGTATTTCAGTAAAAGGCGATATGCACGACCTGTTGAAAAAATCAGATCTCGTCGTGGACTGTACCCCTAAAAAGATTGCGGCTCAAAATGTCGCAATTTATAAAGAACAAAACATCAAATTTATTTTGCACGGAGGCGAAAAACACGAAACAACAGGCCATTCCTTTAGTGCTGAAAACAATTATCAATCAGCTCTAAATCTAGATGCTACAAGAGTTGTTTCTTGCAACACCACTTCTATTTTAAGGACGTTGACCGCTTTAAAAAGAGCCGATTTATTGGATTATGCCAGAGGAACACTTTTAAGAAGAGCAACAGATCCTTGGGAAAGTCATTTGGGCGGAATTATGAACACAATGCTTCCAGAAAGAGATATTCCAAGCCATCAAGGTCCTGACGCTAAAAGCGTAGATCCTGATTTGGACGTCATCACTTCCGCAGTAAAAGTTCCAGAAACATTAAGCCATATGCACTATTGGAACGTGAAGTTAAAAAAGCAAGTCTCGAAAGAAGAAGTCTTAAATGCTTTTAAAACGTCTAGTCGTATCAAACTAATTCAATATGACCAAGGCCTGGTTTCAAACAACACCATTAAAGAAATGTTCTTGGATATGGGAAGACCTTGGGGCGATATGTACGAAGTAGCCCTTTGGGAAGATATGCTGAAGGTAGTGGGAGATGAACTTTTTTATGCCTACGTGGTCGATAACCAAGCCATTGTAATCCCAGAAACGATTGATGCCATCAGAGCACTTACTGGAATTGAAACAGATGGTGCCAAATCCATCGCCAAAACAAATGAAAGTTTAGGAATTCATTAA
- a CDS encoding heavy-metal-associated domain-containing protein produces the protein MKQQIEITGMTCGGCVKNVKEALKQIEGVQTVEVSLNPPQAVIEANESISKTQLSQALVKAGGYSIAGAEGDKNQKKSGGSCCS, from the coding sequence ATGAAACAACAAATTGAAATTACAGGAATGACCTGCGGAGGTTGTGTTAAAAATGTTAAAGAAGCATTAAAACAAATTGAGGGAGTACAAACGGTAGAAGTAAGTCTGAATCCACCCCAAGCAGTTATTGAAGCAAATGAATCTATAAGCAAAACGCAACTCAGTCAAGCCTTGGTAAAAGCAGGTGGTTATAGTATCGCGGGCGCAGAAGGGGATAAAAATCAAAAAAAATCAGGAGGATCCTGTTGCAGTTAA
- a CDS encoding APC family permease has product MKNTTNENDKLSLIGSISLGTGVMIGAGIFVLMGQIAELVGDLFPIAFIAGAIVVGFSSYSYVKFSNAFPSSGGVVKFFNKSYGPGTTTGVYSLLMYVSMVVAQSLVAGTFGAYTLRLFPESYAGYASILGILLLVTAYVINILGNKVIGATATFTAIIKVGGIALLAIAGLVASGFADITGDYIPQNTETLPQGLSFVAALALSILAYKGFTTITNQGGDIKNPHKNLGRSIVISILICTLIYVALALAVAGGLSIPEIIKAKDYALAAAAEPVFGEWGLWFTIAIAIVATFSGVIASVFSASRLLGMLSNMKQIPSLKKMGNFKNPALIFTVALAVLLTSLFDLTRIASIGTIFYLIMDIAIHWGLFRHLKNEVKFKPIIPLIAIVMDIAVLSAFLYIKYLNDPMVLIVAAIGIILILVAERFFMISHTDDDGNMPMGMGEDKSKIIENQVN; this is encoded by the coding sequence ATGAAAAACACCACAAATGAAAACGATAAGCTTTCCCTAATAGGTTCCATCTCTCTTGGTACAGGTGTAATGATAGGTGCTGGCATATTTGTACTTATGGGACAAATAGCTGAATTGGTAGGCGATTTATTTCCGATTGCTTTTATTGCAGGTGCTATCGTGGTAGGTTTTAGTTCATATTCTTATGTGAAGTTCTCAAATGCCTTTCCGTCATCTGGGGGGGTGGTTAAGTTTTTCAATAAATCCTATGGACCTGGAACGACCACAGGTGTCTATTCTTTACTAATGTATGTTTCAATGGTCGTTGCACAAAGTTTGGTCGCGGGAACCTTTGGCGCATATACCCTTCGATTATTCCCAGAAAGTTATGCTGGTTATGCATCCATTCTTGGTATTCTACTTTTGGTAACAGCGTATGTCATAAATATTCTAGGAAATAAAGTGATTGGAGCAACGGCCACATTTACAGCAATTATTAAAGTAGGTGGTATTGCATTGCTCGCCATTGCAGGTTTAGTAGCTTCTGGATTTGCAGATATTACAGGAGACTATATCCCACAAAATACCGAAACGCTACCACAAGGGCTAAGCTTTGTAGCGGCATTGGCATTATCAATCCTTGCCTATAAAGGGTTCACAACAATCACGAATCAAGGTGGAGACATCAAAAATCCACACAAAAACCTTGGAAGATCCATTGTGATTTCTATTCTTATCTGCACACTTATCTATGTGGCCTTGGCACTTGCTGTTGCAGGCGGTTTGAGTATCCCTGAAATAATAAAGGCAAAAGATTATGCTTTGGCAGCAGCAGCCGAACCTGTTTTTGGGGAATGGGGTTTATGGTTTACTATAGCAATCGCTATTGTAGCAACCTTTTCAGGGGTTATCGCCAGTGTCTTTTCGGCATCGCGCTTATTGGGGATGTTGAGTAATATGAAACAAATACCCTCTTTAAAAAAAATGGGTAATTTTAAAAATCCAGCACTCATATTTACGGTTGCCCTTGCCGTTTTACTCACTTCCCTTTTCGATTTAACAAGAATCGCTTCTATAGGCACTATTTTCTATCTCATTATGGATATCGCTATCCATTGGGGGCTTTTTCGCCACTTAAAGAACGAGGTAAAATTTAAACCCATCATTCCTTTAATAGCCATTGTAATGGATATAGCAGTACTATCAGCTTTTCTATATATAAAATATCTGAATGATCCAATGGTGCTCATCGTAGCAGCAATTGGAATTATCCTGATTCTTGTTGCGGAACGTTTTTTTATGATTTCGCATACAGATGATGATGGCAATATGCCAATGGGAATGGGCGAGGATAAATCAAAAATAATAGAAAATCAAGTTAATTAA
- a CDS encoding NAD(P)/FAD-dependent oxidoreductase — MNVNHSNTAITESACKITDEICLPDTNLPRVVIIGGGFAGLALVEKLKHKEVQVVLFDKNNFHQFQPLFYQVATSALEPDSIVFPFRKQINGYKNVLFRLAEVEEIQPSTNTIITNKGSVHFDYLVLATGTTTNFFGMDNVESHSLGMKDIRDSLNIRHMMLQNLEQAAITCDDKERDALTNFVIVGGGPAGVEMAGALAEFCKYILPKDYPEYPSSIMNIYLIEAIDELLSTMSEKASTKTLKYLKDLDVKVLFNESVSDYDGSIVTTKSGKTILAKNLIWTAGVKGQFPKGIDEKHVVRGNRLKTDSFLMVEGYDNIFAIGDIAAVITEETPKGHPQVAQTAIQQGKYLGNILLKIIKNEGVNPFEYKDKGSLATVGKRRAVADLGKFKFAGYFAWLLWSIVHLLSISGFRNRLMVGFNWAVSYFTYEKSNRLIIRNFKPKSSINNTKK, encoded by the coding sequence ATGAACGTCAACCATTCAAATACTGCTATTACAGAATCTGCTTGCAAGATAACAGATGAAATCTGCCTTCCAGATACTAATTTACCTCGTGTTGTTATTATAGGTGGTGGGTTTGCAGGTTTGGCATTGGTTGAAAAATTAAAACATAAAGAGGTGCAGGTAGTATTGTTCGATAAAAATAACTTCCACCAGTTTCAGCCATTATTTTATCAGGTGGCAACGAGTGCTTTGGAGCCTGACAGTATTGTTTTTCCATTTAGAAAACAAATCAATGGCTATAAAAACGTATTGTTTCGTTTGGCTGAAGTGGAAGAAATCCAACCTTCTACAAACACCATTATAACCAATAAGGGAAGCGTTCATTTCGACTATCTCGTATTGGCAACGGGAACAACTACTAATTTTTTTGGTATGGACAATGTCGAGTCCCATAGTCTTGGGATGAAGGACATTCGCGATTCTCTAAATATTCGTCATATGATGCTGCAAAATTTAGAACAAGCTGCAATCACTTGTGATGACAAAGAACGTGATGCCTTAACAAATTTCGTCATCGTTGGAGGTGGTCCAGCTGGCGTGGAAATGGCAGGAGCTTTGGCTGAATTCTGTAAATACATTCTTCCTAAGGATTATCCCGAGTACCCTTCTTCCATTATGAACATTTATTTGATAGAGGCCATTGATGAATTGTTAAGTACGATGTCTGAAAAAGCATCTACGAAAACCCTGAAATATTTGAAGGACTTGGATGTAAAGGTACTATTCAATGAATCGGTAAGCGATTATGACGGCTCAATAGTAACAACCAAAAGTGGAAAAACCATTTTAGCCAAAAACCTAATCTGGACGGCGGGTGTTAAAGGACAGTTCCCAAAAGGTATTGATGAAAAACACGTGGTTAGGGGCAATCGCTTAAAAACCGACTCATTTTTAATGGTAGAAGGCTATGACAACATTTTTGCCATAGGCGACATAGCGGCTGTAATTACAGAAGAAACGCCAAAGGGGCATCCGCAAGTAGCACAAACAGCTATTCAGCAAGGTAAGTATTTGGGTAATATATTATTGAAAATTATTAAGAATGAGGGCGTAAACCCTTTTGAATATAAAGACAAAGGCTCATTAGCAACAGTAGGAAAACGCAGAGCGGTTGCCGATTTAGGCAAATTTAAATTTGCAGGCTATTTCGCTTGGTTGCTGTGGTCAATTGTACACTTATTATCCATAAGCGGATTTAGAAATAGATTGATGGTTGGTTTTAATTGGGCGGTAAGCTATTTCACTTATGAAAAGAGCAATCGCCTAATTATTAGAAATTTTAAACCAAAATCTTCAATTAATAACACAAAGAAATAA
- a CDS encoding universal stress protein yields MKIVLAIDSSDFSKVAIKELGKFPLPKESEVCIINVYEYRALPTSGLHSTTATLYKYPDEAIKNAQIIGDKIISEAIKILKEENESLNITTSVISGLPKKEILEKAESFGADLIVVWSQGQGAFSRLLLGSVSQYLATQAKCSVMILKDKDAK; encoded by the coding sequence ATGAAAATAGTGTTAGCCATAGATAGTTCTGATTTTAGCAAGGTTGCCATTAAGGAACTTGGAAAATTTCCATTACCAAAGGAAAGTGAAGTTTGCATCATAAATGTTTATGAGTATCGTGCGTTGCCAACATCAGGGTTACATTCAACAACAGCAACACTTTATAAATACCCTGATGAAGCTATAAAAAATGCACAAATAATAGGGGATAAAATTATTTCCGAAGCCATCAAGATATTAAAAGAAGAAAATGAATCGCTTAATATCACAACAAGTGTTATCAGCGGTCTTCCAAAAAAAGAAATTTTAGAAAAAGCAGAATCGTTCGGAGCAGATTTAATCGTGGTCTGGTCACAAGGTCAAGGGGCATTTTCACGTCTTTTATTGGGTTCTGTTTCACAATATTTAGCAACCCAAGCCAAATGTTCAGTAATGATTTTGAAAGACAAGGATGCAAAATAA
- a CDS encoding universal stress protein: MKIVLAVDGSDFSKVAIKKLAKFPLPQGSEISIINVYEHPAMSTPELISTTVTLDVYYQEFIANAEKIGKKIVSEAGKVLKEKNRSLLITTNVISGLPKREILEKAESFDADLIVVGSQGQGAFSRLLLGSVSQYLATHAKCSVLIVKEKENA, translated from the coding sequence ATGAAAATAGTATTAGCAGTAGATGGCTCGGATTTTAGCAAGGTTGCCATTAAGAAACTTGCAAAATTTCCATTACCACAGGGCAGTGAAATTAGTATAATAAACGTTTATGAACATCCTGCGATGTCAACCCCAGAACTCATATCCACAACAGTAACTCTTGACGTGTATTATCAAGAATTTATAGCCAATGCTGAAAAAATAGGGAAAAAGATTGTTTCCGAAGCTGGTAAAGTATTGAAAGAAAAAAATCGCTCACTTCTTATAACAACAAATGTAATCAGCGGTCTTCCAAAAAGAGAAATTTTGGAAAAAGCGGAATCTTTTGATGCCGATTTAATTGTAGTCGGTTCGCAAGGGCAAGGAGCATTTTCACGTCTTTTATTAGGTTCTGTTTCACAATATCTAGCAACACACGCCAAATGCTCGGTATTAATTGTAAAAGAAAAAGAAAATGCTTAA
- a CDS encoding lycopene cyclase domain-containing protein → MSLITMPFGLTEPLFVPEYWMPPSLFDLAEKIGFDIESLIFSFAIGGIGTVLYNIIFKRGLAEIPHSERSHNKHRLHIYILFTPVILFILLSLFTSLNHIYCGIIGLFIGGLATLYCRPDLKVKIWVGGILFTVLYFIYFGSILPFYPQYVELYWNLDNLTHILVLGIPIEELLFAFTFGMFWSGLYEHIYWRKLIKSNKTSNQFKPI, encoded by the coding sequence ATGAGTCTCATCACGATGCCCTTTGGTTTAACAGAACCGCTGTTTGTTCCAGAATATTGGATGCCACCTTCCCTATTTGATTTGGCAGAAAAAATAGGCTTTGACATTGAGAGCTTAATCTTTTCTTTCGCCATAGGCGGAATTGGCACCGTACTCTACAACATTATTTTTAAAAGAGGCCTTGCCGAGATACCACATAGCGAACGAAGTCATAACAAACATCGCCTGCATATTTATATTCTTTTTACACCAGTTATCCTATTCATTCTTCTGTCGCTATTTACGTCACTCAACCACATTTATTGCGGCATTATAGGGTTGTTCATAGGTGGATTAGCGACACTTTATTGTCGTCCAGATTTGAAAGTAAAAATTTGGGTTGGGGGAATTCTGTTTACGGTATTGTACTTCATTTATTTCGGGAGCATCCTTCCGTTTTATCCTCAATATGTGGAGTTGTACTGGAATCTTGACAACCTGACCCATATTCTTGTCTTGGGCATTCCTATTGAAGAATTATTATTCGCCTTCACTTTTGGGATGTTCTGGTCTGGATTATATGAACACATCTATTGGCGGAAACTCATAAAATCAAATAAAACAAGTAATCAATTTAAACCTATATAA
- a CDS encoding DUF5676 family membrane protein yields the protein MYRLNIKKLGFAFGLTGTLIYLGCMIVMLTAGQEGSITFFNSLLHGLDTTSIIRMDVPPLEVLMGIVQTFILWWLIGACIGAFYNAQIKVKK from the coding sequence ATGTATCGATTAAACATAAAAAAACTCGGTTTTGCTTTCGGTCTAACAGGAACCTTAATTTATTTGGGTTGTATGATTGTAATGTTAACAGCAGGACAAGAAGGGTCAATTACCTTTTTCAATAGCCTTTTGCACGGCTTGGATACTACCAGTATCATCAGAATGGATGTACCACCTTTAGAAGTGTTAATGGGAATAGTACAAACTTTTATTCTTTGGTGGTTAATAGGGGCTTGTATTGGAGCATTTTATAACGCACAAATAAAAGTAAAAAAATAA
- a CDS encoding SHOCT domain-containing protein, which translates to MNHYGGMHYIWWIIWFFFLAWIFFVPTDIPYQKTKKDSPLDILKKRFAKGEISKEEYEESKKILKSEN; encoded by the coding sequence ATGAATCACTACGGCGGTATGCATTACATATGGTGGATTATCTGGTTCTTTTTCTTGGCCTGGATATTTTTCGTTCCTACAGACATACCTTATCAAAAAACAAAGAAGGACAGCCCATTGGATATTCTTAAAAAACGCTTTGCAAAAGGCGAAATATCCAAGGAAGAATATGAAGAATCTAAAAAGATTCTAAAATCAGAAAACTAA
- a CDS encoding SHOCT domain-containing protein, translated as MHFYDGHFGGMHLIWWIIWVILLAWIFFIPADIPYQKTKKDSPLDILKKRFAQGEISKEDYEESKKILNADFTKNLNS; from the coding sequence ATGCATTTTTACGACGGACATTTTGGAGGTATGCACCTAATATGGTGGATAATATGGGTCATCTTACTTGCTTGGATATTCTTTATCCCGGCAGATATCCCTTATCAAAAAACAAAGAAGGACAGTCCACTGGATATTCTTAAAAAACGCTTTGCACAGGGCGAAATATCCAAAGAAGACTATGAAGAATCTAAAAAGATTTTAAACGCGGACTTTACTAAAAACCTTAATTCCTAA
- a CDS encoding heavy-metal-associated domain-containing protein, with the protein MKQKYQINGISCGGCVARVKKTLEEHPNIEKAEIFLAPKGATLITMNETLSVAELQKQIDELNGYTITETN; encoded by the coding sequence ATGAAACAAAAGTATCAAATAAACGGAATCAGTTGTGGTGGATGTGTTGCGAGAGTCAAGAAGACGTTGGAAGAACACCCTAACATTGAAAAAGCAGAGATTTTTCTCGCACCAAAAGGAGCTACATTAATCACTATGAATGAAACTCTTTCAGTTGCCGAACTACAAAAGCAAATCGATGAGCTCAATGGATACACAATCACAGAAACAAATTAA
- a CDS encoding WG repeat-containing protein, with protein MKKLLIILLLIPFFGIAQTLEDLEYISPFVDDVAAIKKGNEWAFINKNGDIVIDFRSDLVSSNIDGENYPLFYNDRCLIAHHKEGVLYYGYINKKGETTIIPQFLNATNFKNEKALALTVHKETIGYNDIFNKDVVSYHYFEVVIDKQGKTSDHLTQLAIHISPKDKNNKNPPVITSKLISGSLVLVSGENKKWSLKRIE; from the coding sequence ATGAAAAAACTACTTATCATATTATTATTAATTCCCTTTTTTGGAATTGCACAAACTTTAGAAGATTTAGAGTATATCTCGCCTTTTGTCGATGATGTAGCAGCAATTAAGAAAGGAAATGAATGGGCCTTTATAAATAAGAATGGCGACATAGTTATCGATTTTAGAAGTGACCTCGTATCGTCAAATATAGATGGAGAAAACTATCCGTTATTCTATAACGATAGATGTTTGATTGCACATCATAAGGAAGGGGTGCTGTATTACGGTTATATAAATAAAAAAGGGGAAACCACCATCATACCTCAATTCCTCAACGCTACTAATTTCAAAAATGAGAAGGCATTAGCACTAACAGTTCATAAAGAAACCATTGGTTACAATGACATTTTCAACAAAGACGTGGTTAGCTACCATTATTTTGAAGTAGTTATAGATAAACAAGGAAAAACCAGTGACCATCTTACTCAATTGGCCATTCACATATCGCCTAAAGATAAGAACAATAAAAATCCACCTGTAATTACATCCAAGCTAATCTCTGGAAGTTTAGTTCTGGTTAGTGGCGAAAACAAGAAATGGTCATTAAAGAGAATAGAGTAA
- a CDS encoding AraC family transcriptional regulator produces the protein MSEPKEFWIKNMVCNRCLKVIMQELQELGVTVLSLELGRLLVEAPKKTNNEIVNAVTTVLHANDFEIVQSEEEMLVERIKLILIEQLQEPPLYIKVKISELLASSLHRDYKTLSKLFSANEQTTIEKYFIKLKIEKVKELIQLKQHSFSEIGYLLDYSSINHLSRQFKEVVGMSMTDYKNTENWKRNFYDEII, from the coding sequence ATGAGCGAACCAAAGGAATTTTGGATTAAGAATATGGTCTGTAACCGCTGTTTAAAAGTAATTATGCAGGAATTACAAGAACTTGGAGTAACTGTACTTTCATTGGAACTGGGAAGACTATTGGTAGAAGCACCAAAAAAAACCAACAATGAAATTGTTAATGCAGTAACAACGGTACTTCACGCCAATGATTTTGAAATTGTCCAGAGCGAAGAAGAAATGCTTGTCGAAAGAATCAAACTGATTTTAATCGAACAATTGCAAGAACCACCATTATATATTAAGGTAAAAATATCTGAACTATTAGCATCCAGTCTTCACAGGGATTATAAGACATTGAGCAAATTATTTTCTGCCAATGAACAGACAACCATTGAAAAGTACTTTATCAAATTGAAGATTGAGAAAGTTAAAGAACTCATTCAGCTTAAACAACATTCCTTTTCAGAAATAGGATACTTATTGGACTATAGCAGTATCAACCATCTGTCCAGACAGTTTAAAGAAGTGGTTGGAATGAGTATGACAGATTATAAAAATACAGAAAATTGGAAACGAAATTTTTACGATGAAATTATATAA